A region from the Rufibacter sp. DG15C genome encodes:
- a CDS encoding SDR family oxidoreductase, with product MKLAGNTVLVTGGASGIGLAIAERFLQAGSTVIICGRREDKLHEAKQQHPTLHARVCDVAQEQERKELYNWVTENFPKLNVLVNNAGIQRRVNPVDTQEPWSETQQELAINLEAPIHLCMLFAEHLKKQEKAAIINVTSGLAFTPAAFAPIYCATKAALHSFTVSLRFLLSKTSVEVLEIVPPAVNTDLGGVGLHTFGEPVDAFADSVMQRLDQGELEVGYGNSEQRRLASRQENDAFSEQMNQRMFGGS from the coding sequence ATGAAATTAGCAGGAAATACCGTTTTAGTGACCGGCGGGGCCTCGGGCATTGGTCTGGCCATAGCCGAACGCTTTTTACAGGCCGGCAGCACCGTCATTATCTGCGGGCGCCGCGAAGACAAACTGCACGAGGCCAAGCAGCAGCACCCCACCCTACATGCCCGGGTCTGCGACGTGGCCCAGGAACAGGAACGGAAAGAGTTATACAACTGGGTTACGGAAAACTTCCCGAAGCTGAACGTGCTGGTCAACAACGCCGGCATCCAGCGCCGCGTGAACCCAGTGGACACGCAAGAACCCTGGTCTGAGACGCAGCAGGAACTGGCCATTAACCTGGAGGCGCCCATTCACCTGTGCATGCTGTTCGCGGAGCATTTGAAAAAGCAGGAGAAAGCGGCCATCATCAACGTGACCTCGGGGCTGGCCTTTACGCCCGCCGCCTTCGCGCCTATCTACTGCGCCACCAAAGCGGCTTTGCATTCCTTCACCGTATCTCTGCGCTTCCTGCTCTCCAAGACCAGCGTGGAAGTGCTGGAGATTGTGCCGCCGGCCGTAAACACCGACTTGGGCGGCGTGGGCTTGCATACGTTTGGAGAGCCTGTAGACGCCTTCGCCGACTCTGTGATGCAGCGCCTGGACCAAGGCGAACTGGAAGTAGGCTACGGCAATTCTGAGCAAAGAAGACTGGCGTCCAGACAAGAGAACGACGCCTTCTCTGAGCAGATGAACCAGCGCATGTTTGGCGGTTCTTAA
- a CDS encoding amidohydrolase family protein translates to MKHLFPSRPGRWTKSVFLLCTLGLLSDPTSAQQTTPPAKKDAPKKEEKKDLPLEAGRIIDINTKEGSWLALDVSPDGQKIIFSMLGDLYMLPITGGKAEQLTDGMALDVQPRFSPDGKSIVFLSDRDGSDNVWVMELANKKTRQISKSKNENFQAAEWTPDGEYLVVSQGRRNLKLHLYHKDSGSGTQLIKTPETLKTVEPAFGKDSRYIWYAKRTGGWNYNAQLPQFQLSTFDRETGETDTRTSRYGSAFTPTLSPDGNWLVYGTRYNNHTGLIAQNLKSGDEKWLAYPVQRDEQESVAPLGVLPAMSFTPDSKELVASYGGKIYRIPMNGAAAKEIPFEVNTKIAIGPKLEFKYPIKDDKTMKVTQIRDAAVSPDGKRVAFTALDRLYVMDYPGGTPKRITTNDFTEAQPAWSPDGKNLVFVTWHEKTGGAIYKVAATGKGKPEKLTVENSVFQEPVWSPKGDKVVFVKGSAQTYRESAGPGAFDSRQTINWISSKGGASTFVTKANLGANPHFVQGDDRIYLYSSSDGLISIRWDGTDKKPYVKVKGITTYGSFADMLEEEMSHNTHVNEKEPTMQASTATTVIKAPKGDKALALINNEIYVVTIPFVGGETPTISVADVTSSQFPSWKLTDIGGQFPSWSADGKSVYWSIGNAFFAYNLDEAFAKKRELDLAEEKKKEAKPEVAVKTDSTGAKEAVKIEGYKPKEMKIAIEVPRDIPQGTVLLQGARIITMNGDEVIENGDILVENNRIKAVGASGTLNAPKSATVVNVKGKTITPGFIDTHAHMWPRWGVHSNQVWIYAANLAYGVTTTRDPQTATTDVLTYSDMVETGKMIGPRVYSTGPGVGYWGYNLKSLDHTRNVLKQYSEYYNTKTIKMYMVGNRQHRQWVIMAAKEQGLMPTTEGGLDFKSNLTEILDGYPGHEHSYPIYPLYKDVIDFVSQSQIAYTPTLLVSYGGPWAENYYYATEDVAGDKKLNYFTPKVELDEKIRRRAGWFMKEEHIFDRHAQFVNNLVKAGGLAGVGSHGQLQGLGYHWELWSMQSGGMSNLDALKTATILGAKSLGLEGDLGSIQNGKLADLVILDQNPLENIRNTNTVQYVMRNGRLYDANTLDELAPTKKKAPDFDWHSALPIGVPGVQE, encoded by the coding sequence ATGAAGCATCTATTTCCCAGCCGCCCAGGCCGTTGGACCAAATCAGTGTTTCTGCTTTGCACGCTAGGCTTGCTCTCTGACCCGACCTCGGCGCAGCAGACCACCCCGCCCGCAAAGAAAGACGCTCCTAAAAAGGAAGAGAAAAAAGACCTGCCGCTAGAGGCCGGCCGCATCATTGACATCAACACCAAAGAGGGTTCCTGGCTGGCGCTGGACGTGAGCCCTGACGGCCAGAAAATCATCTTCAGCATGTTGGGTGATTTGTACATGCTGCCCATCACGGGCGGTAAAGCCGAGCAACTAACTGACGGCATGGCGTTGGATGTGCAGCCGCGCTTCAGCCCAGACGGGAAATCCATTGTGTTCCTCTCTGACCGCGACGGCTCTGACAACGTCTGGGTGATGGAGCTGGCTAACAAGAAGACCCGCCAAATCAGCAAGAGCAAGAACGAGAACTTCCAGGCCGCTGAGTGGACGCCAGACGGCGAATACCTGGTGGTTTCTCAGGGAAGAAGAAACTTGAAGCTGCACCTGTACCACAAAGACAGCGGTTCTGGTACGCAGTTAATTAAAACGCCAGAGACGTTGAAAACGGTGGAGCCTGCGTTTGGCAAGGACAGCCGTTACATCTGGTACGCCAAGAGAACCGGCGGCTGGAACTACAATGCCCAGTTACCACAGTTCCAGCTTTCTACCTTTGACCGTGAGACCGGCGAGACGGATACGAGAACGTCACGTTACGGGTCTGCCTTCACGCCTACCCTTTCGCCGGACGGCAACTGGCTGGTGTACGGCACGCGCTATAACAACCACACCGGTTTAATTGCCCAGAACCTGAAATCTGGTGACGAGAAATGGCTGGCCTATCCGGTACAACGAGATGAGCAGGAATCAGTAGCACCACTTGGTGTTCTTCCGGCTATGTCTTTCACACCAGACAGCAAAGAACTGGTGGCTTCTTACGGCGGTAAAATTTACCGCATTCCTATGAACGGCGCCGCCGCCAAGGAAATCCCGTTTGAGGTGAACACCAAGATTGCCATCGGCCCGAAGCTGGAGTTCAAATACCCTATCAAGGATGACAAGACCATGAAGGTGACGCAAATCCGGGACGCTGCGGTGTCTCCGGATGGAAAGCGTGTGGCCTTCACCGCCTTGGACAGACTCTACGTGATGGACTACCCAGGCGGAACGCCCAAGCGCATCACTACCAATGACTTTACTGAGGCACAACCCGCCTGGTCGCCAGACGGCAAGAACCTCGTGTTTGTGACCTGGCATGAGAAAACCGGCGGTGCTATTTATAAAGTAGCGGCTACTGGCAAAGGCAAGCCGGAGAAACTGACCGTAGAGAATTCTGTTTTTCAGGAGCCGGTTTGGTCACCTAAGGGTGATAAGGTTGTGTTCGTGAAAGGCTCTGCCCAGACCTACCGTGAGTCGGCGGGCCCGGGGGCGTTTGACTCTAGACAGACCATCAACTGGATTTCCAGCAAAGGCGGCGCGAGTACGTTTGTGACCAAAGCCAACCTGGGCGCTAACCCACACTTCGTGCAAGGCGATGACCGCATTTACCTGTACAGCTCCAGCGACGGATTGATTTCTATTCGTTGGGATGGCACCGACAAGAAGCCGTACGTGAAGGTGAAAGGTATCACCACCTATGGTTCGTTTGCCGACATGCTGGAGGAAGAGATGAGCCACAACACCCACGTGAACGAGAAGGAGCCTACCATGCAGGCCTCTACCGCCACCACCGTGATTAAGGCTCCAAAAGGCGACAAAGCCTTGGCCTTGATTAACAATGAGATTTACGTAGTGACCATTCCGTTTGTGGGGGGTGAGACGCCAACTATTTCAGTAGCAGACGTGACTAGCTCACAATTCCCAAGCTGGAAACTGACGGACATTGGCGGTCAATTCCCAAGCTGGTCTGCCGATGGTAAATCTGTGTACTGGTCTATCGGGAATGCGTTCTTCGCCTATAACTTAGACGAGGCTTTCGCCAAGAAAAGAGAGCTGGACTTAGCCGAGGAAAAGAAGAAAGAGGCCAAGCCAGAAGTAGCCGTGAAAACGGACAGCACTGGTGCCAAAGAGGCGGTGAAGATTGAGGGCTACAAGCCGAAGGAGATGAAAATCGCGATTGAGGTTCCGCGTGACATCCCGCAAGGCACAGTCCTGTTGCAAGGCGCCCGCATCATTACCATGAACGGTGATGAAGTGATTGAAAACGGAGACATCCTGGTAGAGAACAACCGCATTAAAGCCGTAGGTGCCTCAGGAACGTTGAACGCTCCTAAGTCCGCCACCGTGGTGAATGTGAAAGGTAAAACCATTACGCCGGGCTTCATTGACACTCACGCGCACATGTGGCCACGCTGGGGTGTTCACTCCAACCAGGTTTGGATTTACGCCGCTAATCTGGCCTACGGTGTCACCACCACCCGCGACCCACAGACTGCTACCACTGACGTGCTCACCTACTCAGACATGGTGGAAACAGGCAAGATGATCGGGCCGCGCGTGTACTCTACCGGACCGGGAGTTGGCTACTGGGGCTACAACCTGAAGAGCCTTGACCATACCCGCAACGTCTTGAAGCAGTATTCTGAGTACTACAACACCAAGACCATTAAGATGTACATGGTGGGGAATCGTCAGCACCGTCAGTGGGTAATCATGGCCGCCAAAGAGCAAGGTCTGATGCCCACCACCGAGGGCGGTCTTGACTTCAAGAGCAACTTAACCGAGATTTTGGACGGCTACCCGGGCCATGAACACTCGTACCCCATCTACCCGCTGTACAAAGACGTGATTGACTTTGTGTCTCAGTCGCAGATTGCCTACACGCCTACGCTGTTGGTGTCTTACGGTGGACCTTGGGCCGAGAACTATTACTATGCCACCGAAGATGTAGCCGGCGATAAAAAACTCAACTACTTCACGCCTAAAGTGGAATTGGATGAGAAGATTAGACGCCGCGCCGGGTGGTTCATGAAAGAAGAGCACATCTTTGACCGCCATGCGCAGTTTGTCAACAACCTGGTGAAAGCCGGTGGTTTGGCAGGCGTAGGTTCGCACGGTCAGTTGCAGGGCCTGGGCTACCACTGGGAGCTATGGTCTATGCAGTCTGGTGGCATGAGCAATCTGGACGCCTTGAAAACCGCGACCATCTTAGGTGCCAAGTCTTTGGGCTTGGAAGGCGACCTGGGCTCAATCCAGAATGGCAAACTAGCTGATTTGGTGATCTTGGACCAGAACCCGCTGGAGAACATCCGGAATACCAACACGGTGCAGTACGTGATGCGCAACGGCCGTCTGTATGATGCCAACACTTTGGATGAGCTGGCCCCTACCAAGAAGAAGGCACCAGACTTTGACTGGCACAGCGCCCTACCCATTGGCGTACCTGGCGTTCAGGAATAA
- a CDS encoding DUF1080 domain-containing protein — protein MISKNSLLLFPLAVLLSCKSTNQDSSMVKSNDSSSRGEWQSLFDGKTTSGWHTYGKQTIGKAWTVEDDALHLDASSKKDWQTAEGGDIVTDQSFDNFHLKLEWKIAPNGNSGIILFVQEEPAKYPYAWHTGPEVQVLDNAGHPDAKIHKHRASDLYDLIACSPETVKPAGQWNQVEIICQNSQMTVTLNGVQVLSTTLWNDEWKGLISKSKFAQMPGFGMFKSGKIALQDHGDDVWYRNILIKRL, from the coding sequence ATGATATCAAAGAACAGTTTGCTGCTATTTCCTCTGGCGGTGTTACTTTCCTGTAAATCCACCAACCAAGATTCTTCCATGGTAAAATCAAATGATTCCAGCAGTAGAGGAGAGTGGCAATCATTGTTTGACGGCAAGACCACCAGTGGCTGGCATACGTACGGCAAGCAAACCATTGGCAAAGCCTGGACGGTAGAGGACGACGCTCTCCATTTAGACGCTTCTTCAAAAAAGGATTGGCAGACTGCTGAAGGAGGCGACATTGTCACAGACCAAAGCTTTGACAACTTCCACCTAAAGCTAGAATGGAAGATTGCCCCCAACGGAAACAGCGGCATTATACTCTTCGTGCAGGAAGAACCAGCCAAGTATCCTTACGCCTGGCACACCGGGCCAGAGGTGCAGGTATTGGACAATGCCGGGCACCCAGACGCTAAAATACACAAGCACCGCGCCAGCGATTTGTATGACCTCATTGCCTGCAGCCCAGAAACCGTGAAGCCCGCCGGACAATGGAACCAAGTAGAAATCATTTGTCAGAATAGCCAGATGACAGTTACGCTAAACGGAGTGCAGGTGCTGTCCACTACTCTTTGGAACGATGAATGGAAAGGTCTAATAAGTAAAAGCAAGTTTGCCCAGATGCCTGGTTTTGGGATGTTCAAATCAGGTAAAATAGCCTTGCAAGACCACGGCGATGATGTCTGGTACCGCAACATACTAATCAAGCGACTTTAA
- a CDS encoding sugar phosphate isomerase/epimerase: MNHRRHFLQQLGLAAAGLALAPNLLSSCASSGQSTSRLGTGSIKTVGLQLYTLRNFLPTDPKGVIAKVARAGYQDVETYGYSVKDGYWGLTPREFKDQLLANNLLSTSGHYDFAQYIKDGHLDIVKQYIEAAHLVRHSSIVVPWLPEEVRTNPDAYKNIANKINIAAELCKAANLKLAYHNHDFEFMPQGTTTGYDILLKETDPALVNFEADLFWMVRAGKNPMDLFKQHPGRFVLWHVKDMDKANPNLNTEIGRGSIPYQEIFKQAKLSGVHRVFVEQENFAAAVDPFQSIRQSHDYVKNTLLS, encoded by the coding sequence ATGAACCACCGAAGACATTTTTTACAGCAGTTGGGCCTGGCTGCCGCCGGTCTGGCTTTGGCGCCCAACCTCCTCTCCTCCTGTGCTTCCTCTGGCCAATCAACTTCTCGCTTAGGGACAGGAAGCATCAAGACAGTAGGCCTGCAACTGTACACTCTTCGCAATTTCCTCCCCACAGATCCCAAAGGTGTCATTGCCAAAGTTGCCAGAGCAGGGTATCAGGACGTGGAGACGTATGGCTACTCTGTAAAAGACGGTTATTGGGGCTTGACACCCCGAGAATTTAAAGACCAGCTCTTAGCCAACAACCTGCTTTCTACTAGCGGCCATTATGACTTCGCGCAATATATTAAGGATGGCCACCTTGACATAGTGAAGCAGTATATTGAAGCAGCCCATCTGGTGAGGCACTCTTCTATTGTTGTGCCTTGGCTACCTGAAGAAGTACGTACTAATCCAGACGCTTATAAAAACATTGCGAACAAGATAAATATAGCCGCAGAGCTGTGTAAGGCCGCCAACCTGAAACTGGCATATCATAACCATGATTTCGAATTCATGCCCCAAGGCACTACTACAGGGTATGATATTCTGCTTAAAGAGACAGATCCTGCTTTAGTCAATTTTGAGGCTGATTTGTTCTGGATGGTGAGAGCAGGCAAAAACCCGATGGACTTGTTCAAGCAGCACCCGGGCAGGTTTGTGCTTTGGCATGTGAAAGATATGGACAAAGCTAACCCGAACCTGAATACTGAGATTGGCCGCGGGAGCATCCCGTATCAGGAGATCTTCAAGCAAGCTAAGCTTTCTGGGGTACACCGTGTTTTTGTGGAGCAGGAAAACTTTGCCGCTGCCGTGGATCCTTTTCAAAGCATCAGGCAAAGCCATGACTACGTGAAGAACACCCTATTGTCTTAA